The following are encoded together in the Balaenoptera acutorostrata chromosome 9, mBalAcu1.1, whole genome shotgun sequence genome:
- the LOC103001936 gene encoding LOW QUALITY PROTEIN: olfactory receptor 8B3-like (The sequence of the model RefSeq protein was modified relative to this genomic sequence to represent the inferred CDS: inserted 2 bases in 1 codon; deleted 1 base in 1 codon) produces the protein MLARNDSLVTEFILAGLTDHPELQQPLSYLFLMIYIVTMVGSLGSIILFGLNSHLHTPVYYLVFILSFIDLCYSSVFTPQMLMNFEFRKNIISYVGCMTQLFFFLFFVISECYMLTSMACDRYVAICTPLLYKVTMFHKVCLVLSLAAYVMGFTGASAHTGCMLRLIFCHVNIINHYLCDILPLFQLSCTSTYVSEVVVLIVVGINITVPSFTILISYIFILTSILHIKSAQGRSKAFSTCSSHIIALSLFFGSAAFMYLKYSSPGSMEQGKVSSVFYTNVGPMLSPLIXSLRNKDVRVAIRKSLFKIQRRNMF, from the exons ATGCTGGCTAGAAATGACTCCTTAGTGACTGAATTTATTCTTGCTGGATTAACAGACCATCCAGAGCTCCAGCAGCCCCTCTCTTACCTGTTTCTAATGATCTACATTGTCACCATGGTGGGCAGCCTGGGCtcgatcattcttt TTGGTCTAAATTCTCACCTCCACACCCCCGTGTACTATTTAGTCTTCATCCTATCCTTCATTGATCTCTGTTACTCCTCTGTTTTCACCCCCCAGATGCTGATGAACTTTGAATTCAGGAAGAATATcatctcctatgttgggtgcatgactcagctgtttttctttctcttttttgtcatCTCTGAGTGCTATATGTTGACCTCAATGGCCTGTGATCGCTATGTGGCCATCTGTACTCCATTGCTGTATAAGGTCACCATGTTCCATAAGGTCTGTTTGGTGCTATCTTTGGCTGCGTATGTGATGGGGTTTACTGGAGCCTCTGCCCACACAGGGTGCATGCTTAGACTAATCTTCTGCCATGTTAATATAATCAACCATTACTTGTGTGACATCCTCCCACTCTTCCAACTCTCTTGCACCAGCACTTATGTCAGTGAGGTGGTAGTTCTCATTGTTGTGGGTATTAATATCACAGTACCCAGTTTCACCATCCTAATTTCTTACATCTTCATCCTCACTAGCATTCTTCATATCAAATCCGCTCAGGGAAGATCGAAAGCCTTCAGCACCTGTAGCTCCCACATCattgctctttctctt ttttttggttcagcAGCATTCATGTACCTTAAATATTCTTCTCCTGGATCTATGGAGCAGGGGaaagtttcttctgttttttatacTAATGTGGGACCCATGCTCAGTCCTCTGAT TAGTTTGAGGAACAAAGATGTCAGAGTTGCAATAAGGAAATCCCTGTTTAAAATCCAGAGGAGAAACATGTTCTAA